The DNA sequence AAAACGGCCCAGGGACTTGAGGATGTTTGCCTGAGCGACCGTTTTGGGAAAAAGAATACAGTTCTTTTGTTTTTTCCGATGGCCTTTACGAGTGTCTGTACTAAGGAGATGTGTGATGTCTCCCAGGGGCTTATCGATTTTCAACAATGGAACGCAGATGTTTTGGGAATTAGCGTCGACAACCCATTCGCGCAGGAGGCGTGGGCGAAACAAGAGGGAATTACAGTTCCTTTGTTAAGCGATTTGGATAAAGAGGTGTCCGCGAAGTACGATGTTCTTTTGCCCAAATTAGCAGGGATCGGAACGGTTGCAGCACGGGCGGCTTTTGTGATCGATCAAGAGGGAATCATACGATATAGTGAAGTAACACCTTCCCCGACCGAGTTGCCCAACTTTGATCGGATTAGAGAAGTGTTAGCCAAGCTGTGATGGGTCTGCTTTAGGGCCATAAAGTTCTTT is a window from the Candidatus Methylacidithermus pantelleriae genome containing:
- a CDS encoding redoxin domain-containing protein: MALAVGTKAPNFCLKRKTAQGLEDVCLSDRFGKKNTVLLFFPMAFTSVCTKEMCDVSQGLIDFQQWNADVLGISVDNPFAQEAWAKQEGITVPLLSDLDKEVSAKYDVLLPKLAGIGTVAARAAFVIDQEGIIRYSEVTPSPTELPNFDRIREVLAKL